A window of the Vibrio fluvialis genome harbors these coding sequences:
- a CDS encoding aminodeoxychorismate/anthranilate synthase component II, producing the protein MLLIIDNYDSFTYNLYQYFCELGATVKVVRNDEVTLEQIEALAPSHLVISPGPCTPNEAGVSLAAIEHFAGRLPILGVCLGHQAIAQVFGGEVVRARQVMHGKTSPVRHTGRSVFAGLNNPLTVTRYHSLVVKNGTLPDCFELTAWTELPDGTPDEIMGYQHKTLPIDAVQFHPESIKTEQGHELLANFLRR; encoded by the coding sequence ATGCTTCTGATTATCGATAATTACGACTCATTCACTTACAACCTCTACCAGTACTTTTGCGAGTTGGGTGCGACGGTGAAAGTGGTGCGTAACGATGAAGTCACGCTGGAGCAAATTGAAGCGCTGGCGCCAAGCCATCTGGTGATTTCACCGGGGCCATGTACGCCGAATGAAGCCGGCGTTTCACTGGCGGCGATTGAGCATTTTGCCGGCCGGCTGCCGATTCTGGGGGTGTGCCTCGGCCATCAGGCGATTGCGCAGGTGTTCGGTGGTGAAGTGGTGCGTGCCCGTCAGGTGATGCACGGAAAGACTTCTCCGGTGCGTCATACCGGGCGCAGCGTGTTCGCCGGACTCAATAATCCGCTCACCGTCACGCGCTACCATTCGCTGGTGGTGAAAAACGGCACCTTACCGGACTGTTTTGAGCTGACGGCTTGGACGGAGCTGCCGGATGGCACTCCGGACGAGATCATGGGCTACCAGCATAAAACTCTGCCTATTGATGCAGTGCAGTTCCATCCGGAATCGATCAAAACCGAGCAAGGCCATGAACTGCTGGCCAATTTCCTGCGCCGATAA
- a CDS encoding NAD(P)/FAD-dependent oxidoreductase has translation MKRTIVIGAGLGGMSACYELRQKLPADHEVMLINEGSEFHFIPSNPWVALGERTKEQVILELSPYVDKFGIPFNTSGVTAIDAQAHSLSTGDGQQYCYDYLVICSGPKLAFEAVPGSGPENGYTQSICTVDHAVKAYQALQQLVDNPGPVIVGAMQGASCFGPAYEYILSLESHLRKLKVRDKVPMTFVTSEPYIGHMGLGGVGDSKALMEHEFRERGIKWICNARVTQFEADVAHIEELNRKAEVDFEHALPFSMAMFLPPFKGSAAIAAVPDLCNPKGFVMTDEYQRSPVYDNIFAAGVCVAIPPLEQTPVLVGAPKTGFMIESMTTAIVENILSLERGEAMHTKPTLNAVCLADMGDKGAAFVALPQNPPRNTNWTGMGQWVHLAKIAFEKYFLYKVKKGTSEPIYEKYIMKAAGIERTK, from the coding sequence ATGAAGAGGACCATCGTTATCGGCGCCGGGTTAGGCGGCATGTCTGCCTGCTACGAACTACGACAAAAACTGCCTGCTGACCATGAAGTCATGTTGATCAACGAAGGCTCTGAATTTCACTTTATTCCGTCCAATCCCTGGGTTGCATTGGGAGAACGGACCAAAGAGCAGGTGATTCTCGAACTGAGCCCCTACGTGGACAAATTCGGCATTCCCTTCAACACGTCAGGGGTAACCGCCATCGACGCCCAAGCGCACTCACTGAGTACTGGCGATGGTCAACAGTATTGTTACGACTACCTTGTCATTTGCAGCGGTCCGAAACTGGCATTTGAAGCGGTACCGGGCTCAGGGCCGGAGAACGGCTACACCCAATCGATCTGCACGGTTGATCACGCGGTGAAAGCTTACCAAGCTCTGCAGCAACTGGTCGACAATCCGGGACCGGTCATCGTTGGCGCCATGCAGGGTGCAAGCTGTTTTGGCCCCGCCTACGAGTACATTCTGTCGCTCGAAAGCCATCTGCGTAAACTCAAAGTCCGCGATAAAGTGCCTATGACGTTTGTCACCAGCGAGCCCTATATCGGCCACATGGGCCTGGGTGGCGTGGGGGACTCCAAAGCGCTGATGGAACATGAATTCCGTGAACGCGGTATCAAATGGATTTGCAATGCTCGCGTCACTCAATTTGAAGCAGACGTGGCACACATTGAAGAGCTCAATCGCAAAGCCGAAGTCGATTTCGAACATGCACTGCCCTTCAGCATGGCGATGTTCCTGCCTCCGTTTAAAGGCTCAGCGGCGATTGCGGCCGTACCGGACCTGTGTAACCCGAAAGGTTTTGTCATGACTGATGAATACCAGCGCAGCCCGGTGTACGACAATATTTTTGCCGCTGGCGTGTGTGTGGCTATTCCGCCTCTGGAGCAAACTCCCGTGCTGGTGGGTGCTCCCAAAACGGGTTTTATGATTGAATCGATGACCACGGCCATTGTGGAGAATATTCTCAGCTTGGAGCGCGGTGAAGCGATGCACACCAAGCCGACACTCAATGCGGTGTGTCTGGCAGATATGGGCGATAAAGGGGCAGCTTTTGTCGCATTGCCACAAAATCCTCCGCGCAACACGAACTGGACGGGGATGGGGCAATGGGTACATTTGGCCAAAATTGCGTTTGAGAAATACTTTCTCTACAAAGTGAAGAAAGGCACCAGCGAGCCGATTTATGAGAAATACATAATGAAAGCAGCCGGCATTGAGCGCACCAAATAG